The genomic region GAAAACTTACTagcctaaaagaaaaaaacacatgaccTCTAGATATGGTTTTGTTCCCTTACTTCTAAGTAAGTGTAATGAACTTTTTCACATCCATTTTATCAGTCAGGAGACAGAAATCATGAGCTTGATTTTTGACAAGTCTCGaaacacattttgaagaatTAATGCCTGTATCACAAACAGTGCATGACAGATTAAAgtataagattaaaaaaacattaggaaggaacattaataatatatgaataattttattaagtGGGCAGTAAAAAATGGACAGTGACCTATGGTGAGAATAATGTATCTTTATTCGTAGAGTTACAAATaatagcatgagagaggtttatcttcaggACATCCTTGTTAATATTAAACAGTCAGGGCAGGAGAAAAGTTTTACACTGACTTTTAAACTTAATGGAAAAAGCATGTGTTTTCGTGGAAGTCATTTAAATGACGAAGTGGTTGTACCTTATAATCTCTGCATATTCCTTGTCCTTGCCTTTGCTGTCTCTCCACTTTCGAAACATGACCGAGGCATCCACGTTTGCAGGAGAAAAGGTGTTGGGTTCATTCAGCAGCGAGATCACGCTCAGCAAGATTGTtctacagagaaacacacacacattactctACCGCTCAAACGTTTGGGGTCTTTAAAATTCTCaaacgtttttgaaagaattctcttatgctggcaaggctgcatttatttgttcaaaagtgCAATAATattgatcaatttaaaataagcgttttctattttacacatttaaaatgtcatttattccagCAATGCAAGGTCTAGTTCTCTCAGTGTcttgtgatccttcagaaatctaatatgctgatttgcatttgctcaagaaacatttcgtATCATTATCAACTCTAAAAACGGTTGAAACGCTTATacgatttttttattctttaaataacaacgtttttttccaaaataccTGACATTCTGTGTGGGGTTCCATCGCTCTGAGGGTAGCTCTCCGCTCTGAGGGTCATCCACAGGAGGATGGAGGATGGAAATACACACGTCGCCGTTCTGGGGTAGAGAAACATACATTAAGCAACAATGGCGGCATTGTTATGATGACTGATGTAAGTTTTAAGCTGTTGTAATCCGTTTGGCGGTGCATTAAACGGGCATACGCAAGCATTTTCACCTCATAGATGTTTGGATGCCACATCTTGGTGAGGAATCGGAAGGTCGGAGGAGAGTAGGGGTAGTCGATAGGAAATTTTATATGGGCCTGGGGAAAGAGACAGAGTGAAAGACTGAGCATTATTAGCTCGCATATGAGCCGTATTATAGCTGGTAAATGAGCCGTTATAAATCAGTCCCAAAATGGAAAGGACACATTAGACTAAAAGGGTTCATATAAACATAATCCTCATGAATCTCAACATCACGTACTCTTCATCAGGTTTCTGATGTGGTGCCAAAAGCGCGCTTGGGACAACAGCGCAATTCAAGTAAGCAGTGCTGTGTTAAATGCTGCACTCTCTTCAGTTCAGtgttaatattactgttttgtgcTAAGTGTTGTGATTGTGGTTATTACAACAATAGTGAAAGTAATTGTGGCTTTGAGGGTAGTTATAACAACTGCAATGGTTGTGAGGGCAGTTGTAGGTAATGCGGCTATGGCCATGAGTTCGGTTTTAAAGGAGTAGCTCATctgaaaattgaaaattctgtcattaattactagCCCTCACTTTTGTTACAATctgattatttgaaaaaaatctgacacCTCAAATAAAGCTATGGCATATGTCACTATTTGCAGTTACATTTCAGTCTTTTCCTCACAAAGTTATGACTCATAGGACTTGGAATATAGTGCACAAGTggtaaaaaatacttttatgatactttttaCGATGCttcagcatctttttttttgaaacctcCAGAAGAGAAACCTCTAGTGAGTCACATTCTCCCCTCCTTTTGCGTTGCACTTTACCTAAAGAAGTCAGACGGGTACgaaatgacacgagggtgagtaaataatgagagAATTGTCATTTTTCGCTTTAAACATGAGTGCAGTACTGCTCTAAGACTGTATCTTCTCTGCGACTGGAAATCCTGCTACTCGCCGCCGCTGTTGACTGCTGATTATGTGTCAGACTACATGAACCGGCTAGTGCTCAGGTCAGACCGCAGCGTGACTGTGTGTTAGAAAGCTAAAACCTGATCTAATCTAACTTCCTCCATTAGCGATCAttagaaataaacagaaacaaatgacaCAGCTTCTTGAAGCTCTAAAAACTGGGATTTTCACAGGAAAACTtgcaagcataaaaaaataagaaaaaaacacattatatttgacatataacaaattatatatgcTATTCAACAAAGATGCAATATTTATACCCATGCAATTTCTTGCTGAAGCGTGATAGCTACAAATTTTACAAATACTTTGTACTTTGATGGGTGGAACCCAAGCCTGTGTTTAGAAAGATACCATAATCATCATCAAAAACATGCTGTATTACATGTATCAGCCAGACTATGCTCTTTGGACCTAGTTGctcagttatgtttatttctaataattcaatgaAGACTTGAAAGTGAAGTGTAGTTTCTGCgtacttaaacattttttactctTTGCTTCAAAAATGACAGGGAATCAATTTATAAAATACTCTtatttttaaggaatagttcacccatatTACCATTTTCTCATCCAGCAATATCATGAAAAGACGACTTGTTAGCCGGAGGCAATTGTTTGAGGTTAAAAATGctttgatggatttttttttttcatgtggcttttcacttcacaagatgtaaGTTTATGActtggagtcatgtggattattatgattttttttatcaactgtttgAACTAATTCTGATGAGGTTCATTCACCGCAGATGATCCATTGCTGCAAGTGATGGTAAATTTCTCTAGATCTGTTCCCAGGAGGaaacaaaatcatctacatATTAGATAACCAGAGTGACTACGTTTCcagctaatttttatttttgggtaaattatTAAGCTGGGACAGAAGAATGAATaataacataacaaaaataaaatttttaaacataaatatactaaattactaaatatattaaattgctaccttgaattaataaacaaaacgtCACCAAAGACTGTGACGTATGGCATATTATGATACAGTAATGAAGCTTTGAGGGAATGCTGAGGATTCTTTTTGCGGTAAATTTAAGGGCTGCGTCACAGAAAGTACTGACTATTGCAGTTGATGATACGCCACATGTGACTACAGGGAATACGGTTAAAACGCACTGTCCTTCTCCTTTTAGCTCTCATATCGAGATGTCATTAATATCTGTCAGGACTAAAAATAGAGATCTAGAGTATAAGGAACGCACCACCCGGGGGAAAGAAGAACTTGAGAGTGCAAAACATGGGAGAACGAGTATGTGAGGTATACCAATGAAATATTATCATTCAGACTTGAATTGCTTTGTCTGACTCACAGCAACCTAGTCCATTGGGAAGTTCAAGAACATCATTTAAATCCACGCGAGGCTTACCTTAAAGTAGCCACCTTCATAAAGTGTGTTTGGAGGGCCAAAGATGGCCACCTCCCAGTTGTACAGGTCCGACTCCTCCACCAGAGTAATGCGGAAACCTTCCACTGGCTCCTCCTGCAGGGATTTCAGCTCCAGCATCAGAGCCTTCTGAGAGCTCGGCATTTGCTGGTGTGCCATGACAGTCTCACTGtggatttaatgaaaacaaggtTAGagtttacatacatatatatacagtatgtgtatatatatatatatatatatatatatatatatatatatatatatatatatgtgacagTTTCCTTTTTGTTGTACTTTGTTGCAGTAATCATTATTAGTGCATATGAGTGGTATTACCACTAATaagttcaaacacacacatacatatacatatatataatattttaatattactaaaggtaaagaaaactgaaatgaacagaaaaaacttagaaatatatatgattAGACTTGTATGCAAAAGCTATAcaacattttgctaaataaaaacatgttcataCACTGTTTATTACCTGTGCTGCTCCCCAGGAAATGTGATGTTTGGTTGCCTTAAAGTTCCAGcttcatgtaaatattaatacgttcctgatatttatttattccttggGGCCCAGGAGGGACTGTTAACCTTATTTTTCCTTTGTTATTTCTCGAATCCTGTTGCTTTTCCTGTTGGGGCGTTAAGTTACCCAATCTTCAATCAGACATTAAGacaaataaatctatttattacccttctaattaataaaaaaaaaaatatgccgTTTGTTCTGTGTCTGCTGCTGCCCGCAATGGAGGTGAAGGCGATGGGTTGGGAGTTGTCCTCGTGTGCTGCCCTAACGTCTAAAAAAACTCTACAGCATGCAAATAAATCTCCAATTTCGCTTTATACGATGCAGAATACGTTTGTCAAACCCTGCGGGTCGCTGTCATCACGCCGTTTCGTTGCGCGTCTTCGGCCGCACAGCTGATCAGCTGCTTGTTTACATTTGTTCTGCTGCGAGGCTATAACGCACCTTCAAAACCCCCCGTTTGCGCAAAGAATTACACCGCCAGTTCTGCTTTATCCGTCCGGACCGACTCGACAGCGAATTAACGAAAGGGTACGGGTGTTGTGGAAGTGGGCTATGAAGAGTAATGGGAGCGCAGGAGAGATATATGAACGCAATCGACAGGTGATGATTTCTTTCGCCGTTTTTCAATCGCTTCTATTGATGCTTCCGGTTATCATAGTGCGTGCCTGTACACGTCTGTACGCCAGTGCGTCATGACGCAGGACACTCAACTGTAAATAGTTGTCACTCATGGAAAACTGTAAACAACGTTATTACATAGTTAGTACCTATTATGtacgggggaaaaaaacatattactattatttcaaTATGCGCCATAATATTTTAGTAAGCAAAAACGCAATTTATAATAGACGTAATGGGGATATTCTGAACAAAAAAGGAAAcaggttaaataaaaaaagagtaagtgctaattaaaatgctaaattaggttaaaaacaacaattaagacacattaaaatggagattaaaacaaatataaatgtattttccttAAGGAAAAGCCCTACTATGTAGGCCTGTTTaactttatatactttttatatcaaaattaaTAGCGTTGGCTAAATAGTGTAGGAAATTGTCTTCTAAATAAGTAAATggacatttatgtaaataagaaatatctGCTTTGCATAATGTGTATGTCTATACATTTGCAGTTGGTCTTTTAGCAGAAATGATACAAAGTGACAAAATATGGGACAATGGATGTAATCAAAATCGATAAAAGAACAATAATATGCAAGCGCTATGACAAGTCTCGTTTGGCCTAACGTAGTACACATtgcaaggattttttttaatatgatataatacatgaaaaaaatatatatagaacagaaaaagaataaagaatgcTACAGTTAAAATCTtgagttttttaaagaaaacaagcagttagAAAACTAAGAGTGCAAGTTTTAAAGgtcaaatattgttttcttttataaaaaaaatatataattagctATTTTGTGTatctgatagatagatagatagatagatagatagatagatagatagatagatagatagatagatagatagatagatagataatgattaaatgcatttcactaattaacaatatttaacaaactaagataaatcaaaacattatttttccatGTTGATGGACTCAAACCCGTGCTGAACCCATGTGCAAAGGCCGACACAGATGACGTCTCCTCCCCAGCTCTTCTCTGATTGGTCGAACCTGTCGTCATTCAGCGGCAACGCATGTCGTCACACAGGAACCAAAGGAGGCGGTCGAACCAAGATGGCGTTCCGCGATGAAGCAGGAAATATACTCGGTTTTCAGTAGATCTCCTCATCTGAGAGCGTCGACCGGAGCTTTTATGTCCAAGGACAAGTGAGAGACCTATTTGGAGACTGAAGACAGAGCAGATACGGGTGAGGACACCGGTGGGACACGCAGGGACAGTTTGAGGGGCGGTGGCAGGGGAAGTCGGGCCCTGTTAGGTCGCTTCACTAAcctgaactgaaacaaaactACACAGTTATTTTTTAACCAAACCTTCGCATTCACTTCCGTGCTTGTTTAGTTCTTAAGTACCAGATAGTTGGTATTAGGTCAAAAATAGTTtagccattttatttatatggcaGACAGAATATCGTAGTAGCTTGGTAAGGAGCCAGAGAGAGAATTGTGTCATCATTCAGTTTCAAAATAAACTAACTTGTCGCAAGACTGGCTTTTCAGTATATCTGAAGATTTATTGGTGAAATTGAGCTGGAATAGGAAGCATCTAGCTGGCTGTCTGAATAAATTCTCGTTGTCTTTATTATTACGCAACAAATCTGTTAGCTGTATGTAGTTAAGAGACTGATTATGATTTCTCTTTCTGATCAGCTGTTATGCTTTTTATATAAGAGATCATGGGTGGTGAAACGACCTCAAATCAGGTTTTATCAGCCTATTTTTCGGCATGTGATATACTTTTGTGCTAGTTCCCTAATTATCATCGCATAGGTTATCAGTTGTGGTTACTTTATTGGTGTGTTTTAGGTGGTAAACTTCCTGTAAATGTAGAAGCATATCTGTTTactgtttcactttaaaaaaagtaaaaaaaaaaatgcttgtaacTTAATGCTGTTGGAGTTTTTCTCCtatcactttttaaaagtatctgATTACCAATATACATACACGTCTTTATTAACTTTTTGACAGTCACCAttagacaacaacaaaaaacatcaaataagcaataattgttgtcattattattactattgttattatttgttactTTTCCAATTTTGTTTTGGGAAAGTCTAATTGTTAGGATTATAATtctgtgcatttaatttatgcaaatatgtttATGCAAATACACTGGGACACtggttatatattttaaaggaacTGTATCAAACtgtgcaaaatatttattttatttaaagtacagCCTTTTTTATCTAGAGAATGATGGCtgctgaaattacattttaaaaatatacattattacaattacattatattaaaatattttacgtTTCAGAAGAGTTACTTATGGCTCTTTTCCACTGAGTGGTACAGGACACTACAGTATGGTTCAGTACAAAACACCCTAATCCAGCTTGTGTTTCTACTGCCATCGGTACCCTTACTTGATAGGCGTGGTGTATGGTGTATGGTCGATGATAAAGCATGTCAATAAAAACATCTTTGCCTTTTTGGtcagttttaatgaacaaaatacAGCTAATTATAAACGTATAAGAGGACTGAgaggaaataaatgcaaaagcaaacaaagttaGCACTGTGCTACGGTTaagttcaaaaatatataaatttaaatataactttgcTTAGCCAAAACTATATGATCAGGCAGGAACAAAATAAGAGATGCATGAAGACACGAATGCCTGTTAAATATATCGCTACCCCAAATTAATTGTATCTCATGTTTAATCACCACAGAGACGTACCGTACTGTAACAAACCGTATACTACTCAGTGGAAAGCCATTAATTGGAGTAATATTTCAccatatttcagattttttaaatatttttaatctaataaaaactgtattggaATGAGAGTTCTACAATTGTACTGGTAggttatatataggttaaacgGATTACTGGTtaaatgtgtaatgtttttCATGGTTATGACAGATTCAGTCTGGTTTATGGAATTAAGATGAATTTATAGATACCCAATAGTGTTGAATGAATGACATGCAATCAAGTCTGTTTTTAGGAAAAGTTCTGTTTTACTAGCCAATTTACTAAATGATTCTCAATAtatgtttgtcttttctttgGTAACCTACTCTAAATGGCAATTTACTAAATGTTATCAATATATGTTTGTCTTTCTTTAGTTACTCTAAATGGCTGCGAGGAAGTCTGGATCAGATATCCACAACAACGGTAAGTCAATCATTtgtcctgtttgttttgtttcaaaaaatacagcataaagtactcatttaaaaaaaaaaaaatatccccaTGTTCTTTTCTTATTCATTTGATGTTCAAGGACCTGTCAGCTACCTTGATGATGTTCCTTTTAAGATCAATGAGAAGTTCCGCTGTCCCTCAAAAGTGGGTCTTCCCATTGGATTCTGTTTGTCTGATTGTAATGCCATACTTTCGGATCTGCAAGTAAGTCAAATTTCCCTTTAAATTTCTcatacacaaatgttttttttgtcagaaataTTAAATGCTTTGCTTTATTCTTCAGTATGACTTTAGTCTAGAGAGACGAAGCGTTCAGTGGGGGGAAGAGCTTGCCAAAGCGCGAGCTGCTGAGGCTCGAGCAGCAGAAGCTGCCCGAACAGACTCTGAAAACGAAAGGCAGGCTGCTGCTCAGGAAGCGGATGTTGGATTGGTTGGGGGGAAGAAAGCACGTCCCTCCGATGAGCAGGACGTTGTCCCACCGGCATTGAACCCCGTTTTAGCTGGCCTGCGGCATAACGCAATCCTCACGCCTCTCCCAGCCCCATCTTTTGGACCGACACGACCAGCACCTAGCAACCCAGCCCCCCAGAGTCTAAACTTAGCTGACTTTGAACGAGAGGAGGACCCTTTTGACAAACTAGAGCTTAAAACACTGGACGACAAAGAGGAGTTGCGGAATATTCTGCAGAGCCAACCGCAGTCGTCCGTTTCGCAGCCTCAGCTTCCTCCAGTAGAACATCGCCCCGCTTCTCCCAGCGATACGCCTCCTCTTCAGGCCAAAGCAGGAATCTTCCATAAACCCAATGGACTGGTTGGACTGCTGGACTTAGACCGGGGTGGGGTTGTGACCCCCCATGGACAGATTGATGCAGACCGCCCATGTAACATTCGCTCACTGACTTTCCCCAAGCTTTCAGACCCAGGTGACTCTCCCTCAGAACCGACTTTCAGCATTTACCCAGCAGCCCAACCACGCAGCCTATCCAATGGCACTCCACCATCTCTGCAGAGAACGGCATCAAGTACCAACACAACACTCCCACAAGAGCAACCTGTCTTCCCTCAGAATGGGACACAAAAGCAGGTATCGTAACATGGGCGGAAACATTTGCCTGTCAGGGCTAATTGTATGTAAAACAGGtaatgcagaaatgtaaaatgagtGGCACCAAAAGGTTAATGCTAGTTGTTGGAAAATAATATACCACCTACACTAAACCTGACCCTACGTCAGGTACGTCATAAAGATTGGGCTACGTTTTTAGTGTTTTGCTGCTACTAGTAGTCATTTGACCTGAAAACTAATGAATTGTTTGTAGATTTTGCACAAATGTAGGTCGAAGCatgtatttccaatgagcctgggttgaaaatatttaaaattcagaCTTGTGCTTCACCGGACGTGATTCATATCGCTAGTGCTGTGCTGTATCAGGGGAGCTAACAAGCACGTTTACTATTTCAGAAAAGCCATGCATATACTGGTTATGTGatgcaaatgtcaaaatttaTTAGCTTACAAACTTTGTATTATAGTAGAAGTGTTTTGAGGGCATAGCATAGTATTATGCAAGGAATAGCACAAACGTAATTCTTTATTAATTGATCATATAGCGTAATTTGTGTGATAGGAAATACGTTgtttgctgttttgctgctaCTAGTAGTCATTTGAGCTGAAAACTGCAATAAATTGTTTGTATAGGTGCGTTTGTAGACAATTTCTAATGAGCCTGAGTTGAAAACGTTTCTATAACTGATTTTCTCCATAACATCTTCGCAGTCAAACCAGGTCACAGCGACTAACCATCCACCTGCTACCACAATCCTGCACGGCCTCTCTCCCAGCGAAAGACAGTGTGTGGAGACGATTGTGGGCATGGGTTATTCATATGAGGGTGTACTCAAAGCCATGCAGAGACAAGGACAGAATGTGGAACAGGTCACTTTTTAGCCTAACTGTATTCTTAGTGCGAGTGTgcgatacatttttttttttgttaaacaagaTTATTAATGCTATTGGTCTCATCCATAGGTGCTGGAATACCTGTTTACTCACAGTCGACTGTGCGATAGAGGTTTTGATGCGACTGCTGTGGAGGAGTGCTTGGAGATGTACCAGGGTTCAGAGGAAAAGGTGGGAGAATTCTAGCAGCCACAAATACACACGCGCAGCCTAAATTATAATCTACTGTCTAATTCGTATATACAGTTGCATTTGTACTTGATttcaaaatttacaaaatgcttgcatatttgaatgaaaaacatttgcatttacatctgCATTAAATTTAGCATGCAATTAAAGGGTTAACTGACCTCAAAATTAAACTGATGCCATtgattactcactctcatgtcgttcctaacccgtaagaccttcgttcatcttcagaacgcaTATTAAggtgtttttgatgaaatccataGACGGCAGCACAACTGAAAAGTTTTCAGGCCTAGAAACATTTTAGTGAGCATCAGAATGCAAATGCACATTTTCCCTAATTGTAAACAtcgtatttttgttttctttgcacaagaAAAAGTATTCATGTAGCctcgcaaaactgaagttgagccattGATGTCACATGACTGTTTTACCAATGTTTTTACTACGTATCTGGGCCGGGGAACATTTCAGCTGTGCTGGCGTCTTTGGAGGGTCAGCTGGCTCTCcgactttattaaaaatattttaatttgcgtTCCAAAGATAAACAATGGCCTTACAGGTTTGGAGGGTATGAGGGTAAGTAGTggtagaatttttattttggggtgaactaacccttttaAAGTCATGCATGTTTGAAAGCAATTTTTGTACTTACGCTACTTTCTCTCTCCTCAGTCTTTGGAGTTTCTGCAGCTGATGTCTCGGTTTGGAGAAATGGGCTTTGAGAGGGACACAATTAAAGAGGTACTGCTCGTGCACAATAATGACCAGGACAAGGCACTAGAGGATCTGATGGCCCGTGCAGCTGCGAGCTGAGCCCAAAGAGTCTCCCCTCCTCGAGCCAGCTCTCCTTTGGCCCTCGGAGGGGTTCTGGCTGTGGAAGGATGGGATTCTTTTATCTCTAAGACAAGACGACTGATTTTGTACCCTAATAAAGATATACCTCTTGAGGTAGGGATTGACTGCACCACCCAACAGTGCATTCATCCCTCCTCAGCTGTATGTCTGTTAAGTGATCTTAGAATGGTGTTGAGTGGAAGGAGCTGACTACTCCTCCAAGAATCGGCATTGGTTAGTGTCTCTATTGCCATGGTGACGGGCTAGAATGGGCGTTGCTGGATGAACAGAACCAAGCCGAGCCCCACTGACAGAATACTGGGCCGGAATGACACTCAAAGCTATTACGCTGCCATCTCCCGCTGCTGGATACAGGCTTTCGAAACTGAAACCTGAACGCTCATAAACTCAACCCATGGCAGAACAGAGACCCCACAGAAGTGCCCTCTCTCTATTCTGTCTCTGCTGTTCATACATTGTTTATACGTTTCGACAGGCGGAAACACTTTATCTTTCTTCACTTGTCCTTTTTGAGATTGTGTTTCTTTGCTCTTTGTTTAGGAACTGCTTTAACAGTACTAATAATCATTACGTAagttcacagaaaacaaaaaaactgcagtAAACTTTTGCCCAGTTGGCTTTTGCACTGGAATGAACACATTTGGCAAGAGAAATTGGCAAGTTCGGCTGGAGCTGCAAAATTTAAACCATGCCGCCAAATTTTCAAAAATTGACATGCAAATACTGCACAGGCACACTGAATCACAGAtgttaatataaacatatttaaaaatctgtaaagaTACACTGTTGGTTTCCATCTGTAATAAAGAAATTGAGAAACTTAACACAGTAATGAGGTTAACGCATTTATATGAGGTTTATTGTGAAATCTGTTGAAAAAGCTAAAGACTGTATATATGAGTGGACTTCTCAAAAGTTTGGGGGCAGGATAATTTTTTGGTGTGAAAAAATTAATACTTctgttcagcaaggatgcattttaATTGATGGTAAGTGACAATTTTGTagagttaaaaaaggtttcctgaaaaatgtttccaccaaaatattaaacagcagctGTTTTCGACACAgagaattattaaatatgtttcttaaacattaaatcagcatattagaatgatttctaaagaatcatgtCACTGACGAccggagcaatgatgctgaaaattcagctttgccatcacaaaactaaattacatcTTAGTATAAACAgtattgtaacaatatttcaagAATATTAcggattttattgtatttttttgatcaaataaatgcaaccttggtgagcaaaagagattTCTTTTTAGAAATCATTAGTAAATTGtaccaaccccaaacctttgaacagtagtgttcCTGATAGAATGACGTGCAATAGAACGATCTGAAGACGAGACTGTGAATGCTTGCGGCACATTAGAAGCAGTTTGAATGGCCTTTTCGAGCTTTGGTCACCAGAGGAAACCTGTATATCAGTTCAGATATCTCCACAGTACTTCATGATATTGACCAATTGGCTCAGTACAAGAGATACTGGCTCCCTCCTCAGAGGAAAGCAGGAAAATGAGCAGAACTCTGcagtataaaatgtaacaaattaacATAACCAGTTAACTTCAGTAGGTCCAATGTTTAACCTCATACTTTGTtactgacacacacatatatatatatatatatatatatatatatatatatatatatatatatatatatatatatatatatatattctatcaACAATGGAAGTGGATTAAAATCTTTAATCAGAGTTgtcctaaaatgaaaacaatacattGTTTGGGACAACTTTGAGGAACTTTCTTAaaccacttcaaatgttgactgctGTTAATAAACCTTTTGGGTGAGTTTTCATCATACCTTTGCTTTTAGAggtgattatttttgtttactgttttttaatgaCCCAGGTGGCCGCGGCATTTAGTATAATGCAGTA from Puntigrus tetrazona isolate hp1 chromosome 21, ASM1883169v1, whole genome shotgun sequence harbors:
- the ubap1 gene encoding ubiquitin-associated protein 1 — its product is MAARKSGSDIHNNGPVSYLDDVPFKINEKFRCPSKVGLPIGFCLSDCNAILSDLQYDFSLERRSVQWGEELAKARAAEARAAEAARTDSENERQAAAQEADVGLVGGKKARPSDEQDVVPPALNPVLAGLRHNAILTPLPAPSFGPTRPAPSNPAPQSLNLADFEREEDPFDKLELKTLDDKEELRNILQSQPQSSVSQPQLPPVEHRPASPSDTPPLQAKAGIFHKPNGLVGLLDLDRGGVVTPHGQIDADRPCNIRSLTFPKLSDPGDSPSEPTFSIYPAAQPRSLSNGTPPSLQRTASSTNTTLPQEQPVFPQNGTQKQSNQVTATNHPPATTILHGLSPSERQCVETIVGMGYSYEGVLKAMQRQGQNVEQVLEYLFTHSRLCDRGFDATAVEECLEMYQGSEEKSLEFLQLMSRFGEMGFERDTIKEVLLVHNNDQDKALEDLMARAAAS
- the ube2r2 gene encoding ubiquitin-conjugating enzyme E2 R2, yielding MAHQQMPSSQKALMLELKSLQEEPVEGFRITLVEESDLYNWEVAIFGPPNTLYEGGYFKAHIKFPIDYPYSPPTFRFLTKMWHPNIYENGDVCISILHPPVDDPQSGELPSERWNPTQNVRTILLSVISLLNEPNTFSPANVDASVMFRKWRDSKGKDKEYAEIIRKQVMSTKADAERDGVKVPTTLAEYCIQTKVPSHDSSSDLLYDDLYDDDIEEEEDDDDEAEASGIGSEMAGDCFGDEDDSGNEES